One genomic region from Paraburkholderia azotifigens encodes:
- a CDS encoding ArsR/SmtB family transcription factor, whose amino-acid sequence MVKFQDAALDRTFAALADPTRRALLARLAARQDLSVSELAEPFSMSLPAVMKHLDVLSDAGLITRTKTGRTVACRLAAAPMEQAMAWLQHYRQFWTEALDQLAAYVEETACPPAPVSRSSDISARPRKKSSARGRIRSRS is encoded by the coding sequence ATGGTTAAGTTTCAGGATGCCGCGCTCGACCGCACGTTCGCCGCGCTCGCCGACCCGACGCGGCGTGCGTTGCTGGCGCGTCTGGCCGCTCGCCAGGATCTCTCCGTCTCTGAACTGGCCGAGCCGTTTTCGATGTCTTTGCCGGCCGTCATGAAGCATCTCGACGTGCTTTCGGACGCAGGCCTCATCACGCGCACGAAGACGGGGCGCACGGTGGCGTGCCGTCTCGCGGCCGCGCCGATGGAGCAGGCCATGGCGTGGCTGCAGCACTATCGGCAGTTCTGGACGGAAGCGCTCGATCAACTGGCCGCCTACGTGGAGGAAACCGCATGTCCGCCCGCCCCAGTCTCACGCTCCAGCGACATATCAGCGCGACCCCGGAAGAAGTCTTCAGCGCGTGGACGGATCCGCAGCAGGTCGTGA
- a CDS encoding SRPBCC family protein: MSARPSLTLQRHISATPEEVFSAWTDPQQVVKWLHPGGCDVVLSEMELKVGGRFHMVMHALDGEMHDVSGVFREVVINEKLVYTWAFRSTPERESVVTFSLKADGVGTWLTLTHEQFFDEAARDSHRGGWAEALEGLGRYFS, from the coding sequence ATGTCCGCCCGCCCCAGTCTCACGCTCCAGCGACATATCAGCGCGACCCCGGAAGAAGTCTTCAGCGCGTGGACGGATCCGCAGCAGGTCGTGAAGTGGCTGCATCCGGGCGGCTGCGACGTGGTGCTGTCGGAGATGGAATTGAAAGTGGGCGGGCGCTTTCACATGGTCATGCACGCACTCGATGGCGAAATGCACGACGTGAGCGGCGTGTTCCGCGAAGTCGTCATCAACGAAAAACTCGTCTACACATGGGCGTTTCGTTCGACGCCGGAACGTGAGTCCGTCGTCACGTTTTCGCTGAAGGCCGATGGCGTGGGGACGTGGCTCACGCTCACGCATGAACAGTTCTTCGACGAAGCGGCGCGCGACTCGCATCGCGGCGGATGGGCGGAAGCGCTGGAAGGGCTCGGACGCTATTTCTCATGA
- a CDS encoding DUF899 domain-containing protein — protein sequence MEEHTIVSHEAWLAAQRAHLAEEKAFTRARDSLAKKRRALPWTKIDKTYTFDTHEGSKTLADLFAGRSQLIVYHFMFGPQWEQGCPGCSFLSDHIDGALVHLAHRDVTYVAVSRAPLEKIDAYRKRMGWRFPWVSSFGSDFNFDFNVSFTREQEAAGKVEYNFETQDYACDELPGMSVFYRNDKGEIFRTFASFARGGEPLIGTYTLLDYLPKGRDEDENKMMGWLRRHDSYEDGATGATLTENGQGAGACCDEAAQK from the coding sequence ATGGAAGAGCACACGATCGTCTCACACGAAGCATGGCTGGCCGCGCAGCGCGCGCATCTCGCGGAAGAAAAAGCCTTCACGCGCGCACGCGATTCGCTCGCGAAGAAGCGCCGCGCGCTGCCGTGGACGAAGATCGACAAGACCTACACGTTCGACACGCACGAAGGCAGCAAGACGCTCGCCGATCTGTTCGCGGGACGCAGTCAGCTGATCGTCTATCACTTCATGTTCGGGCCGCAGTGGGAGCAGGGGTGTCCGGGTTGCTCGTTCCTGTCCGATCACATCGACGGCGCGCTCGTGCATCTCGCGCATCGCGACGTGACGTACGTGGCCGTCTCGCGTGCGCCGCTCGAGAAAATCGACGCGTACCGCAAACGCATGGGCTGGCGCTTCCCGTGGGTCTCGTCGTTCGGCAGCGATTTCAATTTCGACTTCAACGTGTCGTTCACGCGGGAGCAGGAAGCGGCAGGCAAGGTCGAGTACAACTTCGAGACGCAGGACTACGCGTGCGACGAACTGCCCGGCATGAGTGTGTTCTACCGGAACGATAAAGGCGAAATCTTCCGCACGTTCGCATCGTTTGCGCGCGGCGGCGAGCCGCTGATCGGCACGTATACGCTGCTCGATTATTTGCCGAAGGGCCGCGACGAAGACGAGAACAAGATGATGGGCTGGCTGCGCCGTCACGACAGCTACGAGGATGGCGCAACGGGCGCGACGCTGACGGAGAACGGGCAGGGCGCGGGCGCCTGCTGTGATGAAGCGGCGCAGAAGTGA
- a CDS encoding NAD-dependent epimerase/dehydratase family protein — MNIFITGASGFIGGSIAAGLVRAGHRVTGLIRNPEHAAELKRLGIEPVVGTLDDRDLLIAQAKAADAVINAASSDHRGAVQALIDALAGSNKPFLHTSGSSIVGDASGGERGEAKIYTEDALPEPTADKAARVAIDNLVLDAAKRGIRSSVLCNTLIYGHGAVEGSASVQLPRLVRQAEKSGIVRHVGSGGNIWSNVFIDDVVELYRLALEKSPAGTFYFVESGEASFREMTDAIAKAMHLGPAQDWPLDQAIGEWGYEMASYGLGSNSRVRGSGARTLLGWQPTRTSVIEWIEHDMIRQA, encoded by the coding sequence TTGAACATTTTCATCACTGGCGCGAGCGGCTTTATCGGCGGATCGATTGCAGCGGGTCTCGTGCGCGCGGGCCATCGCGTGACGGGCCTGATCCGCAATCCGGAGCACGCGGCCGAACTGAAGCGCCTCGGCATCGAACCCGTCGTCGGCACGCTCGACGACCGCGACCTGCTGATCGCACAGGCGAAGGCCGCCGACGCCGTCATCAACGCGGCGAGCAGCGATCATCGCGGCGCCGTTCAAGCGCTGATCGACGCGCTCGCAGGCTCGAACAAGCCGTTTCTGCATACGAGCGGTTCGAGCATCGTCGGCGATGCGTCGGGCGGCGAGCGCGGCGAAGCGAAGATCTATACGGAAGACGCACTGCCCGAGCCGACAGCCGACAAGGCAGCGCGCGTCGCGATCGACAACCTCGTGCTCGACGCAGCGAAGCGCGGCATCCGTTCGTCGGTGCTGTGCAACACGCTGATTTACGGGCATGGCGCCGTAGAAGGCAGCGCGAGCGTGCAGCTGCCGCGCCTCGTGCGCCAGGCGGAAAAGAGCGGCATCGTTCGGCACGTGGGCAGCGGCGGCAACATCTGGTCGAACGTGTTCATCGACGACGTCGTGGAGCTTTACCGGCTCGCGCTCGAGAAAAGCCCTGCCGGCACGTTCTATTTCGTCGAAAGCGGCGAGGCGTCGTTTCGCGAGATGACGGATGCGATCGCGAAGGCGATGCATCTCGGCCCCGCGCAGGACTGGCCGCTCGATCAGGCGATCGGCGAATGGGGCTATGAAATGGCGTCGTATGGACTCGGCTCGAACAGCCGCGTGCGCGGCAGCGGCGCGCGCACCCTGCTCGGCTGGCAGCCGACACGCACGTCGGTGATCGAGTGGATCGAGCACGACATGATCAGGCAGGCCTGA